From a region of the Candidatus Rhabdochlamydia porcellionis genome:
- a CDS encoding MBL fold metallo-hydrolase, with protein MIGFCPLASGSKGNCLYIGTEKTKLLIDAGIGIKILKERLRLIGVHLSQIDAVIITHEHTDHIKGLERLAWEDQIPVFVNSDTACAIASYVKKIPRFKIFSTGEYFSFGDIEILPFSIPHDAADPVGFTLHLKGLKIGVCADLGFISTSIVQILKKCDYLYVEANHQPSMVYASARPAIYKQRVLGRQGHLSNEECSSLIEQIFHPNLKQVYLAHLSSECNHPDVALAIVQKKLEILQAETKVCIAFQQHCSQPILFLKR; from the coding sequence ATGATTGGTTTTTGCCCTCTTGCATCTGGTTCTAAAGGTAATTGCCTCTATATTGGAACTGAAAAGACAAAGCTTTTAATCGATGCAGGAATTGGTATAAAAATCCTAAAAGAGAGATTAAGATTAATTGGTGTGCATTTAAGTCAAATCGATGCAGTTATAATCACTCATGAGCACACAGATCATATTAAAGGCTTAGAGCGTTTAGCTTGGGAAGATCAAATTCCTGTGTTTGTAAATAGCGATACAGCTTGTGCTATTGCTTCTTATGTCAAGAAAATCCCTCGCTTTAAGATTTTTTCTACAGGGGAATATTTTTCATTTGGAGACATTGAAATTCTTCCTTTTTCTATTCCTCATGATGCAGCAGATCCAGTGGGATTTACTCTTCATTTAAAGGGGTTAAAAATAGGTGTTTGTGCAGATTTAGGTTTTATTTCTACTTCCATTGTACAGATTTTGAAGAAATGTGATTATTTATATGTAGAGGCCAATCATCAACCTTCGATGGTTTATGCAAGTGCGCGCCCTGCTATTTATAAGCAAAGAGTTTTAGGGCGTCAGGGGCATCTTTCTAATGAAGAGTGTAGCTCTTTAATTGAGCAAATCTTTCATCCAAACCTTAAACAGGTCTACTTAGCGCATCTTTCTAGTGAATGTAATCATCCTGATGTGGCATTAGCAATCGTGCAAAAAAAACTTGAAATCTTACAGGCAGAGACTAAGGTGTGCATTGCTTTTCAACAGCACTGTAGTCAACCTATTTTGTTTTTAAAACGGTAG
- a CDS encoding response regulator produces the protein MNRKEFKKVLLADSDRKLQQHIKQARETNQYHFAFAASGTEVLEKIPRFQPDLVVVELMLPHIHGIEILKRIRTGSFNKQIGVIFLADHIMTQAYQAALRNGCDYLLEKPFSLTSFFSILSHFFKGDLTPIPLKNKEISTSHAYLPKAHSNRSYLKFWGTRGSNGVSGSSYVHFGGNTSCLELRHGKDLLIIDAGNGIRPLGLHLAQIDSIKDIHLLISHTHWDHVSGFPFFAPLYDASYRIHIWAPIGFDKTIHDLFAEMLVHSLFPINLEEIKAQLIFKNIYERIPFHIGSFEIDTHYALHPGATLCFKITCAKTTFGYATDNEFLMGYHGKPQAVTSSHSLLQKYFSLISFFKGCNFLIHEAQYTPSEYQHKVGWGHSSVANASVLIKHTDTSHWIVTHHDPMHTDENLLHKIQLHRDVLIDCNMDCHFEMAFDGLLLPF, from the coding sequence ATGAATAGAAAAGAGTTTAAAAAAGTTCTTTTGGCTGATTCTGATCGGAAATTACAACAACATATTAAGCAAGCTAGAGAAACAAACCAATATCACTTTGCGTTCGCAGCTTCAGGAACAGAAGTTTTGGAAAAAATACCGCGCTTTCAACCCGATCTAGTAGTTGTAGAGCTTATGTTACCCCATATTCATGGAATCGAAATCTTAAAAAGAATCCGGACAGGTTCTTTTAACAAACAAATAGGCGTTATTTTCCTAGCAGATCATATAATGACACAAGCTTATCAAGCTGCTTTAAGAAATGGCTGTGATTACTTACTTGAAAAACCTTTTTCTTTAACCTCCTTTTTTTCTATTCTATCCCATTTTTTCAAAGGAGACCTCACCCCCATTCCTTTAAAAAATAAAGAAATCAGCACATCTCATGCTTATTTACCTAAGGCTCATTCGAACCGTTCCTATCTCAAGTTTTGGGGAACTCGCGGCTCTAATGGGGTATCAGGTTCTTCTTATGTTCACTTTGGAGGAAATACCTCTTGTTTAGAGCTGCGGCATGGTAAAGATTTACTGATCATCGATGCAGGTAATGGCATTCGTCCATTAGGCCTGCATTTAGCACAGATAGATTCTATAAAAGATATCCATTTATTAATTAGCCATACACACTGGGATCATGTTTCCGGTTTTCCCTTTTTTGCTCCCTTATATGATGCTAGTTATCGTATTCATATCTGGGCTCCCATTGGCTTTGATAAAACTATTCACGACTTATTTGCAGAAATGTTAGTCCATTCTTTATTTCCTATAAATTTAGAAGAAATTAAAGCTCAGTTAATTTTTAAAAACATTTATGAAAGAATTCCTTTTCATATTGGCTCTTTTGAAATTGATACACATTATGCTCTGCACCCAGGAGCTACACTATGCTTTAAAATTACCTGTGCAAAAACCACCTTTGGGTATGCTACCGATAATGAGTTCTTAATGGGGTATCATGGCAAGCCACAGGCAGTTACCTCTTCTCATTCTTTACTACAAAAATATTTCAGCTTAATTTCCTTTTTTAAAGGATGCAATTTTCTAATCCATGAAGCACAGTATACCCCTTCAGAATATCAACACAAAGTGGGTTGGGGACATTCCTCTGTTGCAAACGCCTCTGTCCTCATCAAACATACAGATACTTCTCACTGGATTGTTACTCATCATGATCCTATGCATACAGATGAAAACTTATTACATAAAATTCAACTGCATCGAGATGTTTTAATCGATTGCAATATGGATTGTCATTTTGAAATGGCTTTTGATGGCCTCTTACTACCGTTTTAA
- a CDS encoding FtsK/SpoIIIE family DNA translocase — protein MNKNTSFKKKSKIVHPEARGLILLALTVIVLLSLISFRFDAPHQNWLGLIGWGLGFGFNYLFGISSYLIVGFGLWLGWELILNQKSIYIPSKLFCFLILCFSCCFLLNLLAENKWPYAQLFENRVYTESHFFELPYPYSTVRYNLGGVPLYYLYKDIPTFNLQHMLSDVGIILTFSITTCVSFLFLMEIELLAIGRKLKSSAIFLKNKLLNKISQKKIPPTIKSASEIESLLSQRSITPPYLQTKPKERPEKEIKIRTMADIEPIKKKQPIEVKLSKRQIALNAQCVVNGDYTTYQIPPASLLNHPKKIDQPLLKKELKKQAEVLQDTLMSFGIEAKVGEINCGPTITSFEVHPAIGVKVQKIKTLENDIALNLQAKSIRIIAPIPGKAAVGVEIPSIYPQEVSFKELLTQYQSHIRKMMVPLLLGKTVSGDSVISDLSKMPHCLIAGATGSGKSVCVNTLIMSILMNARPDEIKLVMIDPKKVELTPYTNLPHMLAPVITEPHGAYAALSWLVKEMQTRYDILKQLGVRNITAFNNRQINQELESSLNTPIPAKMYAIVAIIDEFADLMMASSSDLETPIARIAQMARAVGIHLILATQRPSREVITGLIKANFPTRIAFKVASRINSQIILDDVGAESLLGNGDMLFLPPGTSTLIRSQGVYISDEEINRVVSFICNQSPPNYLIESFDKMRFEDLSSEEGAESTPRDMLYEQALNLVVETGTASTTFLQRKLKIGYARAASLMDELESKKIISSQEGAKPRRILVDPKDSLLKPNKVNDTE, from the coding sequence GTGAATAAAAATACATCTTTTAAAAAAAAATCTAAAATAGTACATCCAGAAGCAAGAGGGCTGATCTTATTAGCACTCACTGTGATCGTTTTACTAAGTTTGATCAGTTTTCGATTCGATGCTCCTCATCAGAATTGGTTAGGCCTCATTGGTTGGGGATTGGGATTTGGCTTTAACTATCTTTTTGGAATAAGTAGTTATCTCATTGTTGGTTTTGGCTTGTGGCTTGGTTGGGAGCTAATCCTCAATCAAAAATCTATATATATTCCATCTAAACTTTTCTGCTTCCTGATTCTGTGTTTTTCTTGTTGTTTTTTACTGAATTTACTAGCAGAAAACAAATGGCCTTACGCTCAGTTATTTGAAAACAGGGTGTATACAGAATCGCATTTTTTTGAACTCCCCTATCCTTATTCTACTGTTCGTTATAATTTAGGAGGAGTTCCTTTGTATTATTTATATAAGGATATCCCTACATTTAATTTACAGCATATGTTAAGCGATGTAGGAATCATTCTTACTTTTTCTATAACAACTTGCGTATCCTTTTTATTCTTAATGGAAATTGAATTACTTGCCATTGGCAGAAAACTTAAATCTTCTGCTATCTTTTTAAAGAATAAGCTCCTTAACAAAATCTCTCAAAAAAAAATACCTCCTACGATTAAAAGCGCTTCTGAGATTGAGAGTTTACTTTCACAGCGCTCTATCACTCCTCCTTATTTACAGACAAAACCTAAAGAAAGACCAGAAAAAGAGATAAAAATTCGCACGATGGCGGATATTGAGCCTATTAAAAAAAAACAACCCATAGAAGTTAAGCTAAGTAAAAGGCAAATAGCGCTTAATGCACAATGCGTTGTCAATGGAGATTATACAACATACCAAATTCCTCCTGCCTCTTTATTGAATCATCCTAAAAAAATAGATCAGCCACTTCTAAAAAAAGAATTAAAAAAACAAGCTGAGGTACTTCAAGATACTTTAATGAGTTTTGGAATCGAAGCTAAAGTTGGTGAAATCAATTGCGGTCCCACTATTACCTCTTTTGAAGTACATCCAGCAATTGGAGTAAAAGTACAAAAGATCAAAACGCTAGAAAATGACATCGCTCTAAATCTACAAGCTAAATCCATCCGCATTATTGCTCCTATTCCGGGTAAAGCAGCAGTAGGGGTAGAAATCCCTTCTATTTATCCCCAAGAAGTGAGTTTTAAAGAGTTGCTAACCCAGTATCAAAGTCATATACGTAAAATGATGGTTCCTCTTTTGCTGGGTAAAACAGTCTCAGGAGATAGTGTGATTAGCGATTTAAGTAAAATGCCTCACTGTCTCATTGCAGGGGCAACAGGTTCGGGAAAATCCGTTTGCGTAAATACTTTGATCATGTCCATTCTTATGAATGCGCGCCCCGATGAAATCAAGCTAGTGATGATCGATCCTAAAAAAGTAGAGCTAACCCCCTATACTAATCTACCTCACATGCTAGCACCTGTTATTACAGAACCGCATGGAGCTTATGCAGCTTTGAGTTGGCTTGTAAAAGAGATGCAAACCCGCTACGATATTTTAAAACAATTAGGAGTACGAAACATCACCGCTTTTAATAATAGGCAGATCAATCAAGAGTTAGAAAGCTCTTTGAATACTCCTATTCCTGCCAAAATGTATGCAATTGTAGCTATTATTGATGAGTTTGCTGATCTTATGATGGCCTCTAGCTCTGATTTAGAAACTCCTATTGCTCGTATTGCGCAAATGGCTCGTGCAGTGGGGATACATCTTATATTAGCAACACAAAGACCATCTAGAGAAGTGATTACAGGTCTTATTAAAGCAAATTTTCCCACTCGAATCGCTTTTAAAGTAGCTAGTCGGATTAACTCGCAAATCATTCTAGATGACGTAGGAGCAGAAAGTCTTTTAGGCAATGGCGATATGCTTTTTTTACCTCCTGGCACATCTACTTTAATTCGTTCTCAAGGAGTATATATTAGCGATGAAGAGATCAACCGAGTCGTCTCTTTCATATGCAATCAAAGCCCTCCGAATTATTTGATAGAATCTTTTGACAAAATGCGTTTTGAAGATCTATCTTCTGAAGAAGGAGCAGAAAGCACTCCTCGTGATATGCTATATGAACAAGCGCTTAACTTAGTTGTAGAAACAGGAACTGCATCAACAACTTTTCTGCAACGCAAATTGAAAATCGGATATGCAAGAGCTGCCTCTTTAATGGATGAACTAGAAAGTAAAAAAATAATTAGCTCGCAAGAAGGAGCAAAACCTAGAAGGATTTTAGTTGATCCTAAAGATTCTTTGCTTAAACCAAATAAGGTAAATGACACAGAATAA
- a CDS encoding undecaprenyl-diphosphate phosphatase, translating into MSLLEAFLLGLMQGLTEFFPVSSSAHLALFKLMLGIQDTETQVILSLFCHLGTLLAVIVFLKQDILTILRTDRKKALLLFLAIIPLIPCYLLVQPFKDWVFNPNFLGLGLMLTGFVLLIGHFWRLKIPIETSFKKRTHDALYIGAMQSIALIPGVSRSASTICCARVLGWETSDAVRFSFLLSIPTIIGGNCLELLQIAIRDAPKDFSLMACVVGLITSCLVGLLVIRFAFSILERGNFKPFAWYCLILGFCSAIYLNY; encoded by the coding sequence ATGTCTTTATTAGAAGCTTTTTTGTTAGGTCTAATGCAAGGATTAACTGAATTTTTTCCGGTTAGCTCCTCAGCACATCTTGCATTATTTAAATTGATGCTTGGTATCCAAGATACAGAAACCCAAGTTATTTTAAGTCTTTTCTGCCATTTAGGCACTCTCTTAGCGGTTATTGTCTTCTTAAAACAAGATATTCTAACCATTTTGCGAACAGATCGTAAAAAGGCTCTTCTGCTTTTTTTAGCAATAATTCCTCTTATTCCTTGCTATTTACTGGTTCAACCATTTAAAGATTGGGTTTTTAATCCTAATTTTCTTGGGCTTGGTTTAATGCTTACAGGTTTTGTGTTACTGATAGGTCATTTTTGGCGCTTAAAAATACCCATTGAAACTTCTTTTAAAAAACGCACACATGATGCTCTCTACATTGGAGCCATGCAGTCGATTGCTCTAATTCCTGGTGTATCGCGTAGCGCTTCTACTATTTGTTGCGCTCGTGTTTTGGGATGGGAAACAAGCGATGCCGTACGTTTTTCTTTTTTACTCTCTATTCCTACTATTATCGGTGGTAACTGTTTAGAACTTTTACAAATAGCTATACGCGATGCTCCTAAAGATTTTTCCCTAATGGCTTGTGTAGTGGGGCTTATTACTTCTTGCCTAGTTGGGTTACTTGTCATTCGCTTTGCTTTTTCTATTTTAGAGAGAGGAAATTTTAAACCCTTTGCTTGGTATTGTCTTATTCTTGGTTTTTGCAGTGCTATTTATTTAAACTATTAG
- a CDS encoding ComEC/Rec2 family competence protein, giving the protein MNIYQAYCNFWLKHPALLIGVSLLIGSACCLGFQFYYLVVLAALILTTRKNLKLFCLTTIAILISFVSILFRYPEITLTSEKTLGVGKFKPQSIKMVCSPFYRSLLYQGTLIDFQTKEQTYHNIPCSIYLPIYGKRPVCDAIYEIEGTLQQKSSHLFVLKPTKKKPWKRKAPFLSLIEWRFSAKQLISKYIHKQVSDQTTAVFLSALVTGQVDERLLTMQFGKLGLQHLLVISGFHFALLAYLLRSVFSCLLPYKITALMTLLCLSFYYVFLGDSPSIQRAYIAIATLLTGELIGYPSSGLNAIGLGLMFELFVSPLSILELGFQLTFLCTLAILLLYQPTENLLSYFLPKRTEKERKEMPLIDKYAYSVLHLLRSSFSVNIAVHIATVPLLLYLFHQFPLLSIVYNLFFPYCVALSCILLFPSLILYFIPKVCSFIFKLNELFSTSILHITSYPPLKLQFSLRTDVITPTMLCLYLTVLFLGAIAFHEKNSLQKTSNLIF; this is encoded by the coding sequence TTGAATATCTACCAAGCTTACTGCAATTTTTGGCTAAAACACCCTGCGCTTCTTATAGGGGTTTCTCTCTTAATAGGAAGCGCTTGTTGTTTAGGTTTTCAATTTTATTATCTGGTGGTTTTAGCAGCTCTTATTCTTACTACAAGAAAAAATCTAAAGCTTTTTTGTTTAACAACTATTGCTATTCTAATCAGTTTTGTATCTATTTTGTTTCGTTATCCTGAAATAACACTTACTTCTGAAAAGACTTTAGGAGTAGGTAAATTCAAACCCCAATCGATTAAAATGGTCTGTTCCCCTTTTTATCGCTCTTTACTTTATCAGGGAACGCTAATCGATTTTCAAACGAAAGAACAAACGTATCATAATATCCCTTGCTCTATTTACCTGCCTATTTATGGTAAAAGACCTGTTTGTGATGCGATTTATGAAATAGAAGGCACTCTACAGCAAAAATCTTCTCACCTTTTTGTATTAAAACCAACGAAGAAAAAACCTTGGAAAAGGAAAGCTCCTTTTTTAAGTCTCATTGAATGGCGCTTTTCGGCTAAACAGCTAATCTCTAAATATATTCATAAACAGGTATCAGATCAAACAACAGCTGTCTTCTTAAGTGCTTTGGTTACTGGACAAGTCGATGAAAGATTATTAACGATGCAGTTTGGCAAATTAGGACTACAACATCTGCTCGTCATTTCAGGTTTTCATTTTGCATTACTAGCTTATTTGCTAAGAAGTGTGTTCAGCTGTTTACTTCCTTACAAGATAACTGCTTTGATGACTCTTTTATGCCTTAGCTTCTATTATGTTTTCCTAGGTGACTCTCCTTCTATTCAAAGAGCGTATATTGCAATTGCTACTCTTTTAACAGGAGAATTAATCGGCTACCCCTCTTCTGGACTCAATGCTATTGGTTTAGGATTAATGTTCGAGCTATTTGTATCGCCTCTGAGCATTTTAGAGCTGGGATTTCAACTCACTTTTCTTTGCACTTTGGCTATCCTTTTACTATACCAACCGACAGAAAATCTATTGAGCTATTTTCTACCCAAACGCACCGAAAAAGAGCGCAAGGAAATGCCTCTTATAGACAAATATGCCTACAGTGTTTTGCATCTCTTGCGTAGTTCTTTTTCAGTGAATATTGCAGTTCACATTGCAACAGTTCCTTTATTACTCTACCTGTTTCATCAATTTCCCTTGCTTAGTATCGTTTACAATCTTTTCTTTCCCTATTGCGTAGCTCTTTCTTGCATCCTGCTATTCCCTAGCCTTATTTTATATTTTATACCTAAGGTATGCTCTTTTATATTCAAGCTGAATGAACTTTTTTCTACATCCATTTTGCATATCACATCCTATCCTCCTCTAAAACTACAGTTTAGTTTACGTACAGATGTGATAACGCCCACTATGCTCTGTTTATATCTAACAGTGCTTTTTTTGGGAGCGATCGCTTTTCATGAAAAAAATTCTTTGCAAAAGACCTCAAATCTGATCTTTTAA
- a CDS encoding NAD(P)/FAD-dependent oxidoreductase — translation MTKSRIIIIGGGFGGLNAAKALKKANVDILLIDKMNYHLFQPLLYEVATAALSPGEIATPLREILRNQENVSVIMGEVTDINTAQKQVILSNQAWFEYDYLIIATGARHSYFGNDQWEAFAPGLKTIPDALNIREQILISFEKAERADFGSILPYLTFVIIGGGPTGVEMAGAIAEIAYKTMFKNFRKINPEKAQIFLIEACPNILPSYPERLSKRAKKDLEKLGVQVLNSTKVTNIDDSGVQIADRFIASKNIVWAAGNQASKLLKHLNTPLDRAGRVIVESDLTLPNFPEAFVIGDAAHVKYKNKLLPGIAPVAIQQGRYVAKTITQDLDKKNRKPFKYFDKGSMATIGKAKAIAFIGKLQFTGFIAWLMWAFIHLIYLIGFRDRFIVLIEWVMALISGKRGVRLIYSRSIDETKE, via the coding sequence ATGACTAAAAGCAGAATAATTATTATTGGTGGAGGCTTTGGAGGATTAAATGCCGCTAAAGCTTTAAAAAAAGCTAATGTAGATATTTTATTAATCGATAAGATGAACTATCATCTATTTCAACCTCTTTTATACGAAGTAGCTACAGCAGCCCTATCTCCTGGAGAAATCGCAACACCTCTAAGAGAAATTCTTAGAAACCAAGAAAATGTCTCTGTAATTATGGGTGAGGTAACCGATATCAATACCGCACAAAAGCAAGTGATCCTTTCTAATCAAGCGTGGTTTGAGTATGATTATTTAATCATCGCAACCGGAGCTCGTCACAGCTATTTTGGCAATGATCAATGGGAAGCATTTGCTCCTGGTTTAAAAACCATTCCCGATGCTTTAAATATTCGCGAACAAATCTTGATCTCATTTGAAAAAGCAGAAAGAGCGGATTTTGGGTCCATTTTGCCTTATCTAACATTTGTAATCATTGGAGGAGGACCTACTGGAGTAGAAATGGCAGGCGCTATTGCTGAAATTGCTTATAAAACCATGTTTAAAAACTTTCGTAAAATTAACCCAGAGAAAGCACAGATCTTTTTAATAGAAGCATGCCCCAATATTCTACCTAGTTATCCTGAAAGATTATCCAAACGGGCTAAAAAAGATCTTGAAAAACTCGGAGTTCAAGTACTGAATAGCACAAAAGTAACCAACATTGATGACTCAGGCGTTCAAATAGCAGATAGGTTTATTGCTTCAAAAAACATCGTCTGGGCTGCAGGCAATCAAGCATCCAAATTACTTAAACACTTAAATACTCCTCTAGATCGAGCAGGTCGTGTGATTGTTGAATCTGACTTAACTCTACCTAACTTTCCAGAAGCATTTGTCATTGGAGACGCTGCACATGTGAAGTACAAAAATAAGCTCCTTCCGGGAATTGCGCCTGTAGCTATTCAACAAGGGCGTTATGTAGCAAAAACCATTACGCAAGATCTAGATAAAAAAAATAGAAAACCTTTTAAATATTTCGATAAAGGAAGCATGGCTACTATTGGAAAAGCCAAAGCCATTGCTTTTATTGGGAAACTTCAATTTACCGGCTTTATTGCCTGGCTCATGTGGGCATTTATTCACCTTATCTATCTCATTGGGTTTCGTGATCGCTTTATCGTATTAATAGAATGGGTAATGGCCTTGATTTCTGGTAAAAGAGGCGTAAGACTCATCTACAGTCGCTCTATCGATGAAACAAAAGAATAA
- the hprK gene encoding HPr(Ser) kinase/phosphatase gives MYCVQDLFQKYGPQLGLKLIAGESGLNRQIKVPEVHRPGLSLSGYLKNYASQRILVFGNVEARYLRDLDKKLRLSRLQAILTPRTPAVILAGRYTSLKELVRICAEAKIPLFQAQGSTMSLVSKMTLILNEEFSLTMSCHGTLVEAFGVGVLIQGDSSVGKSEAALGLIERGHRLISDDVVRIRLREGSSLQGSGPELTRHLLEIRGIGIINVAHLYGAVCVRDEKAIDLIIKLEEWDERRFYDRVGLDEKYYDILGIKVPFHVIPVKQGRDIVLLIETIVLNQRLKEMGYHSAREFNAKLLESISRKQSKRAKICEAHTQSES, from the coding sequence ATGTATTGTGTTCAAGACCTTTTCCAAAAATATGGACCACAACTTGGATTAAAATTAATTGCAGGAGAATCAGGTTTAAACCGTCAAATTAAAGTACCGGAAGTACATCGGCCAGGTCTTAGCTTATCCGGATATCTAAAGAATTATGCCAGTCAAAGAATCTTAGTATTTGGTAACGTTGAAGCACGCTATCTTAGAGATCTCGATAAAAAACTACGATTAAGTAGATTACAAGCAATTCTAACTCCTCGAACTCCCGCTGTTATTTTAGCTGGTCGTTACACATCTTTAAAAGAGCTGGTGCGCATTTGCGCAGAAGCAAAAATTCCTTTGTTTCAAGCTCAAGGTTCCACCATGAGCTTAGTTAGTAAAATGACACTAATACTCAATGAAGAATTCTCTTTAACTATGAGTTGTCATGGAACTTTAGTAGAAGCTTTTGGAGTAGGGGTATTGATACAAGGAGATTCCTCAGTAGGTAAAAGCGAAGCTGCTTTAGGATTAATTGAAAGAGGACATCGCTTAATTTCTGATGATGTTGTGCGTATTCGCCTGCGAGAAGGATCTTCTCTTCAAGGATCAGGCCCTGAATTAACGCGTCACTTACTTGAAATTCGAGGAATTGGCATTATCAATGTAGCTCATCTCTATGGAGCGGTATGTGTAAGAGATGAGAAAGCAATCGATCTCATTATAAAACTAGAAGAATGGGATGAGCGTAGGTTTTATGATCGAGTGGGTTTAGATGAAAAATATTATGATATTCTTGGAATCAAAGTTCCTTTTCATGTGATTCCTGTTAAGCAAGGTCGAGATATTGTTTTGCTAATTGAAACCATTGTCTTGAATCAAAGATTAAAAGAAATGGGGTACCACTCTGCTCGAGAATTCAATGCTAAGCTATTAGAAAGTATTTCTAGAAAACAGAGTAAGAGGGCTAAAATCTGTGAAGCTCATACGCAAAGTGAGAGTTAA
- a CDS encoding HPr family phosphocarrier protein codes for MKLIRKVRVKNAMGLHARPATGIVRLLQGTKSAVSFTYRKETINARSIMSILMLAATKNSLITIFVEGDDAQETMEKLVDGFENHFGEQ; via the coding sequence GTGAAGCTCATACGCAAAGTGAGAGTTAAAAATGCAATGGGATTGCATGCTAGACCAGCTACCGGGATTGTTAGATTACTACAAGGGACAAAGTCTGCTGTTTCTTTTACCTATCGTAAAGAAACAATTAATGCACGGAGTATTATGAGCATTTTGATGTTAGCTGCAACAAAAAACTCTTTGATTACTATCTTTGTAGAAGGAGATGATGCTCAAGAAACTATGGAGAAGCTAGTTGATGGATTTGAGAACCATTTTGGAGAGCAGTAA